The Antarctobacter heliothermus genome includes a window with the following:
- a CDS encoding acyl-CoA dehydrogenase family protein, translating into MTEIDDETFNQLQDAIDRFVTERLKPNEMRVEESDEIPEDLVEEMKELGLFGLTISPDYGGIGLNCRQESEIAMILGQTAPAFRSLFGTNIGIGARGLILEGTEEQKEAYLPKLASGEMIASFALTEPDSGSDPASLKTKAVRDGDDYLISGTKRYITNASRAGLFTVMARTDFEQTGAGAISAFLVPADAPGITLGAKDKKMGQRGTTTCDVIFENVRVPATAIIGQEPGQGFRLAMRVLDRGRIHIGALSTGMCKRLIQEMVAFATERRQFGQVISEFQLIQAMIADSYTEFSAAQSLVRATAAEYDAAGAARINASALKYFATEAVGRIADRAVQVHGGAGYMTEYAVERFYRDVRLFRIYEGTSQIQQLLIARQLIKNGL; encoded by the coding sequence ATGACCGAAATTGATGATGAAACCTTCAACCAGCTCCAGGATGCCATCGATCGTTTCGTGACCGAGCGGCTGAAGCCAAACGAGATGCGCGTCGAGGAGTCCGACGAAATTCCCGAAGATCTTGTTGAAGAAATGAAGGAGCTGGGCCTGTTCGGACTCACGATTTCGCCCGATTACGGCGGTATCGGCCTGAATTGCCGACAAGAATCCGAGATTGCCATGATCCTCGGCCAGACGGCTCCGGCCTTTCGGTCGCTGTTCGGAACGAACATCGGCATCGGCGCGCGCGGCCTGATACTTGAAGGTACAGAAGAGCAGAAAGAGGCGTATCTGCCAAAATTGGCGAGCGGTGAGATGATTGCGTCCTTCGCCCTAACCGAGCCAGATTCGGGGTCTGATCCCGCGAGTCTCAAGACTAAAGCGGTGAGGGACGGCGACGATTATCTGATCTCGGGAACAAAGCGATATATCACAAACGCCTCGCGAGCCGGGCTATTCACCGTTATGGCGCGGACCGATTTCGAGCAGACCGGCGCGGGCGCGATTTCGGCTTTTCTCGTTCCTGCGGATGCGCCCGGCATTACGCTTGGTGCGAAGGACAAAAAGATGGGACAGCGCGGGACGACGACCTGCGACGTCATCTTCGAGAACGTTCGCGTTCCGGCAACTGCCATCATCGGGCAAGAGCCTGGGCAGGGGTTCAGACTGGCTATGCGGGTCTTGGATCGCGGTCGTATCCACATAGGCGCGCTGTCCACCGGGATGTGCAAACGGCTGATTCAGGAAATGGTCGCTTTCGCGACAGAACGCCGCCAATTTGGGCAGGTGATCTCTGAGTTCCAGCTCATTCAAGCGATGATCGCGGACAGCTACACCGAATTTTCGGCGGCTCAGTCCTTGGTTCGTGCCACTGCCGCGGAATACGACGCTGCCGGAGCCGCGCGGATCAATGCGTCCGCACTGAAATACTTCGCAACAGAGGCCGTGGGGCGGATTGCCGACCGAGCGGTGCAAGTCCATGGCGGGGCCGGTTACATGACCGAATATGCCGTCGAACGGTTCTACCGCGATGTACGGCTGTTCCGGATCTACGAAGGTACAAGCCAGATCCAGCAGCTGCTGATCGCTCGGCAACTCATCAAGAACGGTTTGTAA
- a CDS encoding SDR family oxidoreductase, with protein sequence MLEGKSIVVTGAGGGIGRAIALAAAAEGASVVVNDIGAALDGSGENAGPAHQVVAEILDAGGEAVADTSSVSDPAGAEAMIAIALDSFGHIDGVVNNAGVLRDGFFHKMSTDQLDQVLKVHLYGSFNVSRAAAPHFKDQGSGAFVHMTSTSGLIGNLAQANYSAAKMGIVGLSKSIALDLQRFDVRSNCIAPFAWSRMISSIKADTDDQKARVAKLQQMTPDKVATMVAYLLSDAARDVNGQIFCVRNNEILLFSQPRPVRSVHRGEGWTVASIAEHAIPALRSAFYPLDVSAEVFSWDPV encoded by the coding sequence ATGCTTGAAGGCAAATCCATTGTGGTCACTGGCGCCGGCGGCGGGATAGGCAGGGCGATCGCACTGGCCGCCGCTGCCGAAGGTGCTTCGGTCGTTGTGAACGATATCGGAGCCGCGCTCGATGGAAGCGGCGAGAATGCCGGGCCGGCCCACCAGGTGGTCGCGGAAATCCTCGACGCCGGGGGCGAGGCGGTGGCCGACACCTCCAGTGTCAGCGACCCGGCGGGGGCAGAAGCCATGATCGCCATCGCCCTAGACTCCTTCGGTCACATCGACGGGGTGGTAAACAATGCCGGAGTTCTGAGGGACGGGTTCTTTCACAAGATGTCCACGGACCAGCTTGATCAGGTCCTCAAGGTGCATCTCTACGGGAGCTTCAACGTCAGCCGCGCGGCGGCACCGCATTTCAAGGACCAAGGGAGCGGCGCCTTCGTGCACATGACGTCGACTTCCGGACTGATCGGCAATCTCGCTCAGGCTAATTATTCCGCCGCGAAAATGGGAATTGTCGGTCTGTCGAAATCGATTGCCCTTGACCTTCAAAGGTTCGACGTGCGCTCGAACTGCATCGCGCCTTTTGCCTGGAGCCGGATGATCAGCTCTATCAAGGCGGACACCGATGACCAAAAGGCACGCGTCGCGAAGCTTCAGCAGATGACGCCCGACAAGGTCGCGACCATGGTTGCCTATCTCCTGTCGGATGCGGCGCGGGACGTGAACGGCCAGATATTCTGCGTACGCAACAATGAGATTCTCCTGTTCAGCCAGCCGCGACCTGTCCGCTCCGTGCACAGGGGCGAGGGCTGGACGGTTGCGAGTATCGCGGAACATGCGATCCCGGCACTAAGATCGGCTTTCTATCCTCTCGATGTATCGGCCGAAGTGTTCTCATGGGACCCAGTGTGA
- a CDS encoding IclR family transcriptional regulator yields MSRSAQSLVWRGTALGDNCPAKERWWIGMGREDSIKGKSVGAVHNGLRILRYVSELGTPTGVNQIARTTGVSASSSFNILGTLVQEGLINFDHDTKTYSPGIGLLGLAIPLLPTNPIDLVTPEIEELSRKHNSLICLWNVTADERIVLSNRASSSTTVRVDMNLGARLPAYVGAVGRCYAALRNTPEKILRETFDKLHWQSPPRFEDYLLDIETARHCGFAFDFGNLFNGLEITASVVTDAMSRPRYGLSGISIAGQQSRAQIESLAKDIKRSADWIGTNLFGAPQVSR; encoded by the coding sequence ATGTCACGTTCCGCGCAAAGCCTCGTCTGGCGCGGAACGGCATTAGGCGATAATTGTCCGGCGAAAGAAAGATGGTGGATCGGCATGGGAAGAGAAGACTCGATCAAAGGGAAATCCGTCGGGGCGGTTCACAACGGTCTGCGCATCCTCCGATACGTTTCGGAACTTGGAACGCCGACTGGCGTGAACCAAATCGCTCGGACGACCGGCGTCAGCGCCAGCAGCAGCTTCAACATCCTCGGCACGCTAGTTCAGGAAGGTCTGATTAATTTCGACCACGATACCAAAACCTACTCGCCAGGGATCGGGCTGCTCGGCCTCGCGATTCCGCTGCTCCCGACAAATCCGATCGACCTTGTCACGCCGGAAATTGAAGAACTGTCGCGCAAGCATAACAGCCTGATCTGCCTATGGAACGTCACGGCTGACGAACGTATCGTCCTGAGCAACCGCGCCTCATCCTCGACGACGGTGCGGGTCGATATGAACCTGGGCGCGCGTTTGCCCGCCTATGTCGGCGCGGTTGGGCGTTGCTATGCCGCACTTCGAAATACGCCTGAAAAGATCCTGCGCGAGACCTTCGACAAGCTGCATTGGCAGTCGCCTCCGCGTTTCGAGGATTATCTCCTGGACATTGAAACAGCCCGACACTGCGGGTTTGCCTTCGATTTCGGCAACCTGTTCAACGGTCTCGAAATCACCGCGTCAGTGGTCACGGATGCCATGTCGCGTCCGCGCTACGGGTTGAGCGGCATATCAATCGCAGGACAGCAGTCGCGGGCGCAGATCGAAAGCCTCGCCAAGGACATCAAGCGGTCCGCCGATTGGATCGGCACCAATCTGTTCGGGGCGCCACAGGTCAGTCGTTGA